A stretch of Limanda limanda chromosome 7, fLimLim1.1, whole genome shotgun sequence DNA encodes these proteins:
- the LOC133004576 gene encoding lysophosphatidic acid receptor 6-like: MNVTEAGCSPPSVEYQYSLFPVVYILALVVGLPGNLAALFVFTFKITPRTAFSVFISNLALADILILCTLPFRIHYHLNRDDWVFGDVACRINGVLFISNIYMSICLMTCICVDRYMATVHPHAYQRQQRPWRSLAVCVALWCVAGVMMLVFILLGSPETNVNQSERRSCFANLSKQEWDTRLKVYNLLGLILFSLLPTLIILVCYPLVVRRISMIRTKTAQRALRVIYTILAITLLCFLPSHVTNLLHLLQRMAVIKTSCSTANRIFEARRVTTALVTLNTCLDPVLYYVTTSHCKWRRLKKSWLCGRVQRSE; this comes from the coding sequence ATGAATGTGACGGAAGCCGGCTGCAGCCCCCCCTCAGTGGAGTATCAGTACTCCCTCTTCCCAGTGGTCTACATCCTGGCGTTAGTCGTGGGTCTACCTGGAAATCTGGCTGCTCTCTTCGTCTTCACCTTCAAGATCACCCCTCGCACAGCCTTCAGCGTGTTCATCAGCAACCTGGCCCTGGCGgacatcctcatcctctgcaCTCTGCCCTTCAGGATCCACTACCACCTCAACAGAGACGACTGGGTGTTTGGGGACGTCGCCTGCCGCATCAATGGGGTCCTGTTCATCTCAAACATCTACATGAGCATCTGTCTCATGACTTGTATCTGTGTGGACCGCTACATGGCCACGGTGCATCCTCACGCCtaccagaggcagcagaggccCTGGCGCTCTCTGGCTGTGTGCGTGGCGCTCTGGTGTGTAGCTGGAgtgatgatgctggtcttcatcCTTCTGGGGTCTCCTGAAACCAATGTCAACCAATCTGAGAGACGCAGCTGTTTCGCGAATTTATCCAAGCAGGAGTGGGACACGCGTCTGAAGGTTTACAACCTGCTGGGCCTGATCTTATTCTCCCTGCTGCCCACCTTGATCATCCTGGTGTGTTACCCGCTGGTTGTGAGACGCATCTCCATGATCAGGACTAAAACAGCCCAAAGAGCCTTGAGGGTCATTTACACCATCCTGGCCATCActctgctctgcttcctgcccAGCCACGTGACCAatctgctgcacctcctgcaaCGCATGGCTGTCATCAAGACATCCTGCTCCACCGCCAACCGCATCTTTGAAGCCAGGCGGGTCACCACGGCCCTCGTCACCCTCAACACGTGCCTGGACCCCGTGCTGTACTATGTCACCACCAGCCACTGCAAATGGAGGCGCTTGAAGAAGTCATGGCTGTGTGGACGAGTGCAGAGGAGCGAGTGA